From the genome of Rhinatrema bivittatum chromosome 18, aRhiBiv1.1, whole genome shotgun sequence, one region includes:
- the GDF9 gene encoding growth/differentiation factor 9: protein MAAAGAVWLCLCSSAWLLCPAAGLQPPPPPPLLKVLAARPGWGEGAPRPSSRALRYMKRLYKLSATREGVPRPHGGHRYNTARLFAPQAQCLAGWEADVQSLDLSFNVGHVAALEQLLKSVLLYSVDRSFLPLEITCTCNLAVKEQEFPSEMCPHISHAFALQLKYRQRWIEIDVTSLLEPLIASNKQNVHMAVNFTCLKDHHLGSQQRDPFNISLVPPWLLLYLNDTSEQAYQGQNAFGYQRTDLLYDQSGSLMDDLHDLDQILQVPRLSRHRRGQNNQGLMENAATQSYYNLTEYFKQLVFAQRECDLHSFRLSFSQLNWNKWIIAPHRYNPRYCKGACPRVVGHRYGSPVHTMVQNIIYEKLDSSVPRPSCVPAEYSPMSVLTIESDSSIAYKEYEDMIATKCTCR from the exons ATGGCTGCCGCAGGGGCCGTGTGGCTTTGCCTCTGCTCCTCGGCCTGGTTGCTCTGCCCCGCGGCCGGCCTGCAGCCGCCGCCCCCGCCTCCGCTGCTGAAGGTGCTGGCGGCCAGGCCCGGCTGGGGGGAGGGCGCGCCGCGGCCTAGCAGCAGGGCGCTCAGGTACATGAAGCGCCTGTACAAGCTGTCCGCCACCCGGGAGGGCGTCCCGCGGCCGCACGGGGGCCACCGCTACAACACGGCCCGGCTCTTCGCCCCGCAGGCCCAGTGCCTGGCGGGCTGGGAGGCAG ATGTTCAGTCCTTGGATCTATCCTTCAATGTGGGCCATGTTGCTGCTCTGGAGCAGTTACTTAAATCAGTCTTGCTCTACTCTGTTGACAGATCATTTCTTCCTTTGGAGATCACATGCACCTGCAACTTAGCTGTTAAAGAACAGGAATTTCCAAGTGAGATGTGCCCTCATATATCCCATGCATTTGCCCTTCAGCTCAAGTATAGGCAGAGATGGATTGAAATAGATGTGACATCTCTCCTTGAACCTTTAATTGCCTCAAATAAACAGAATGTCCATATGGCTGTGAATTTCACATGCCTGAAAGACCATCACTTgggatcccaacagagagatcCATTTAATATATCGCTGGTGCCACCTTGGTTGCTTCTGTACCTCAATGACACCAGTGAGCAAGCTTATCAAGGGCAGAATGCATTTGGGTATCAGAGAACAGACCTGTTGTATGATCAGAGCGGGTCACTGATGGATGATCTTCATGACTTGGACCAGATCCTGCAGGTTCCAAGACTATCCCGGCACAGACGAGGTCAAAATAACCAAGGCCTAATGGAGAACGCAGCAACTCAGAGCTATTACAACCTGACAGAGTACTTCAAGCAGTTGGTGTTTGCACAAAGGGAGTGTGACCTTCACAGTTTCAGGCTAAGCTTTAGCCAGCTGAACTGGAACAAGTGGATCATTGCACCCCATCGCTACAACCCCCGGTATTGTAAAGGGGCATGCCCTAGAGTGGTTGGGCATCGCTATGGCTCTCCTGTTCACACTATGGTACAAAATATTATCTATGAAAAACTGGACTCATCGGTCCCCAGGCCCTCGTGTGTGCCTGCTGAATACAGCCCCATGAGTGTCCTGACGATAGAATCAGACAGCTCTATCGCCTACAAAGAATACGAAGATATGATCGCTACCAAATGTACCTGCCGTTAG